In the Chromatiaceae bacterium genome, one interval contains:
- a CDS encoding DUF465 domain-containing protein: MHVDEEDEPQVRARLAELRLEHRDLDDAIHRLTESVYVDQLQLRRMKKRKLVLKDAIAQFESMLIPDLDA; encoded by the coding sequence ATGCACGTAGACGAAGAAGACGAACCCCAGGTCCGCGCACGACTGGCAGAGTTGCGGCTCGAACACCGCGACCTCGACGACGCCATCCATCGGTTGACCGAGAGCGTGTATGTGGACCAGCTGCAGCTGCGGCGTATGAAGAAGCGCAAGCTGGTCCTCAAGGACGCCATCGCCCAGTTCGAGAGCATGCTGATTCCCGATCTCGACGCCTAA